In a genomic window of Proteus vulgaris:
- a CDS encoding transglycosylase SLT domain-containing protein, producing MKRFLLFLSIFNAAICEAAVVDLTNTSWEKHAKQCNLDPLLLYAIALKESSHRTGDKSFVAPHRYALNNPIMGSYYPVNRDDAVRKVREYVSVSALTDIGIKQINWRWNGSNYVSDPAELLDVDKNIELSAKVLCRAIELSPNDIAQAIGNYHTPNPALKNKAKEYGESVLLIWKRLKENEQ from the coding sequence ATGAAACGCTTTCTTCTGTTTTTAAGCATTTTTAATGCTGCGATTTGCGAGGCTGCTGTTGTAGATTTAACTAATACCTCGTGGGAAAAGCACGCTAAACAATGTAACCTCGATCCGCTTTTACTCTATGCTATTGCTCTTAAAGAGAGCTCCCATAGAACAGGCGATAAATCCTTTGTTGCACCCCATCGCTATGCTTTAAATAACCCAATTATGGGCTCTTATTATCCGGTGAACCGAGATGATGCTGTCCGAAAAGTGCGGGAATATGTAAGCGTTTCAGCATTGACTGATATCGGTATTAAACAAATTAATTGGCGTTGGAACGGTAGTAATTATGTTTCTGACCCTGCTGAGTTATTAGATGTAGATAAGAACATTGAGTTATCAGCGAAGGTCTTGTGTCGAGCGATTGAACTATCTCCAAATGATATAGCGCAAGCCATCGGTAATTATCACACACCAAATCCAGCGTTAAAGAACAAAGCTAAAGAATATGGTGAATCAGTTCTGCTCATATGGAAAAGATTGAAAGAAAATGAACAATAA